One window from the genome of Deltaproteobacteria bacterium encodes:
- a CDS encoding M23 family metallopeptidase, which translates to MKKLTPFLLAGVVLILLIAVVFFMLPVFEGGKPTIKLSPDLKSIGPGQAFSLTVADKKSGVKTILVNLTQNGKTHVLASISHADKGPVYQDIPIKIDPSMKLIDGPAILQIIAVDSSFRKNKATVVKPVYVDFTPAQIFLLNTMNHINPGGVCVILYRTSEPVVESGVFVNETFFKAYPITVSGKPCYVCYFAIPLDTGNGEPHIRAYVKDPGQNETSANINFILKKKVFRSDKVNLSDNFLQRKMPDFQMAIPELRGKALIDVFTYVNTKMREDNLNTIQAICRQSQPKPLWEGTFLRMKDGAPMALFGDRREWIFEGRKIGESIHEGIDLASTAQAPVQAANNGLIVFTGSLGIYGNTVIIDHGLGMISLYAHLSSIQVKEGQTIRKGEIIGKTGLSGLAGGDHLHFGIMVGGQFVNPIEWWDAHWITDNVTKKFDVSF; encoded by the coding sequence ATGAAGAAATTAACCCCGTTCTTGCTGGCTGGTGTTGTTCTTATCCTTCTCATCGCCGTTGTTTTTTTCATGCTGCCTGTTTTCGAGGGGGGCAAACCTACAATCAAGTTGTCGCCGGACCTGAAATCAATCGGACCGGGGCAGGCGTTTTCCCTCACCGTAGCCGACAAAAAAAGTGGCGTGAAAACCATCCTGGTCAATCTGACCCAAAACGGCAAGACCCATGTGTTGGCTTCCATCTCCCATGCAGATAAAGGCCCTGTATACCAGGATATTCCCATCAAGATCGATCCCTCAATGAAGCTGATCGACGGCCCCGCAATCCTTCAGATCATTGCTGTGGATTCCTCTTTCCGGAAGAACAAGGCAACCGTCGTCAAACCGGTCTATGTCGATTTTACCCCCGCCCAGATTTTTCTGCTCAACACAATGAATCACATCAATCCAGGCGGCGTATGCGTGATTCTGTATCGAACATCCGAACCGGTCGTGGAAAGCGGGGTATTCGTCAATGAAACTTTTTTCAAAGCCTATCCGATCACCGTATCCGGTAAACCCTGCTATGTCTGCTACTTCGCGATTCCCTTGGACACCGGAAACGGCGAACCACATATCCGGGCCTATGTAAAAGATCCGGGCCAGAACGAAACGTCAGCCAACATTAATTTTATTCTGAAGAAGAAGGTTTTCCGAAGTGATAAGGTCAACCTGAGTGACAACTTTCTCCAGAGAAAAATGCCCGATTTTCAAATGGCAATCCCTGAACTGCGCGGCAAAGCCCTTATCGATGTATTCACCTATGTGAACACGAAGATGCGTGAAGACAACCTCAATACCATCCAAGCCATCTGCCGACAGTCCCAACCGAAACCGCTCTGGGAAGGGACATTTCTCAGAATGAAAGACGGGGCGCCTATGGCACTTTTCGGTGATCGGAGAGAATGGATATTCGAAGGGCGGAAAATCGGGGAAAGCATTCACGAAGGCATCGATCTGGCTTCGACGGCACAGGCACCAGTCCAGGCTGCGAACAACGGCTTAATCGTTTTCACCGGCTCCCTGGGAATTTACGGAAATACGGTCATCATCGATCATGGTTTGGGAATGATTTCCTTATACGCGCACCTGAGTTCGATTCAGGTTAAGGAAGGACAGACGATCAGAAAGGGAGAAATCATTGGTAAAACCGGTTTGTCCGGTCTGGCAGGGGGCGATCATTTGCATTTCGGCATCATGGTGGGAGGGCAATTCGTCAATCCCATTGAATGGTGGGATGCGCATTGGATCACTGATAATGTAACAAAGAAATTTGACGTTTCCTTCTGA
- the rapZ gene encoding RNase adapter RapZ — translation MRPIRIVIITGLSGSGKSTVLRALEDIGFYCVDNLPVVLLPQFLSVQAAPERAVDRVALVMDLREKSFLEEYQRIFTQLKQQGYTIEILFLDSTDDGLVHRFSETRRIHPLAPKGSIMEGIQRERAKLMPLKNMADRVIDTTPLNVHQLKEVIQRAYIADGVLKRLLIYVTSFGYRYGIPMDADIVFDVRFLPNPYFVEELKRRDGQDTTVREYVFSTDESVRFVEKMTDLMGFLLPLYEKEGKSRLNIALGCTGGRHRSVAMANRLGAYLNGKNYPASVYHRDIGKI, via the coding sequence ATGAGACCAATCCGCATCGTTATCATTACGGGTTTATCCGGTTCGGGAAAAAGCACCGTTCTTCGCGCTCTCGAAGATATTGGGTTTTATTGCGTTGACAATCTTCCAGTAGTGCTCCTACCCCAATTTTTAAGCGTCCAGGCCGCTCCCGAACGGGCAGTCGACCGTGTAGCCTTGGTCATGGATCTCCGGGAGAAAAGTTTTCTCGAAGAATATCAGCGGATCTTTACGCAGCTGAAACAACAGGGATACACCATTGAAATTCTCTTTTTGGACTCTACGGACGATGGTCTCGTGCATCGTTTCAGTGAGACACGGCGCATTCACCCTTTGGCACCCAAGGGGAGCATCATGGAGGGCATCCAGCGTGAGCGAGCAAAACTCATGCCCCTGAAAAATATGGCCGATCGGGTCATAGATACAACCCCCTTGAATGTCCATCAGTTGAAGGAGGTTATCCAACGCGCGTACATAGCCGATGGTGTTTTAAAACGCCTTTTGATTTATGTGACGTCGTTCGGGTATCGTTATGGCATTCCCATGGACGCAGATATCGTTTTCGACGTCCGTTTCCTCCCTAATCCTTATTTTGTCGAAGAACTGAAGCGCCGTGACGGGCAGGATACAACCGTCAGGGAATATGTTTTTTCCACGGATGAAAGTGTACGGTTCGTGGAGAAAATGACGGATCTGATGGGGTTTCTTCTGCCGCTTTACGAAAAGGAAGGCAAGTCCAGACTCAATATCGCTCTGGGTTGTACCGGCGGCCGTCATCGCTCCGTTGCCATGGCCAACCGCCTCGGCGCTTACTTAAATGGCAAAAACTATCCTGCCAGTGTTTACCACCGGGATATTGGGAAAATATGA